A stretch of bacterium DNA encodes these proteins:
- the gatA gene encoding Asp-tRNA(Asn)/Glu-tRNA(Gln) amidotransferase subunit GatA, with protein sequence MNFSQLSATSIQKKIVAKECTAIEVCEAALQRIGLFDPGLKAFLHLDAKGARKAATAVDQKIAANQPVGPLAGVPIALKDNLCTQGMPTTCASRILEKWQPPYNATVVERLLAADAVVLGKVNMDEFAMGSSCENSGFFSTRNPWNTHCVTGGSSGGSAAVVAADMAPLALGSDTGGSIRQPASFCGVIGFKPTYGRVSRYGLVAYASSLDQIGPFGKTVDDVALLLSVIAGHDPKDSTSAAAAVPDYLADLSQDIAGMTIGLPREYFAEGLQPEVAQAIEAAKKTITQAGAAFVEVSLPHTEYCLATYYLVATAEASSNLARYDGVQYGMRAQTDNLLAMYKETRAAGFGEEVKRRIMLGTYALSAGYYDAYYKKALQVRTLIQNDFQEVFKTCDMIMTPTSPTVAFKTGEKSEDPLSMYLSDIYTISINLAGLPAISIPCGMNTEGLPIGMQLVGKVFGESALLRTAQAFQSQTDWHTRRPDLSGITLR encoded by the coding sequence ATGAATTTTTCACAACTATCCGCCACATCCATCCAAAAAAAAATTGTTGCCAAGGAATGTACTGCGATTGAGGTTTGTGAGGCTGCGTTGCAGCGTATCGGACTGTTTGATCCCGGACTCAAGGCGTTTTTACATCTTGATGCGAAGGGTGCTCGTAAAGCGGCGACAGCGGTGGATCAAAAGATTGCCGCTAATCAGCCGGTCGGTCCTTTGGCCGGAGTGCCGATTGCTCTGAAGGATAATCTTTGCACTCAGGGCATGCCCACCACCTGTGCTTCGCGTATTCTGGAAAAATGGCAGCCGCCGTATAATGCAACCGTAGTGGAAAGATTGCTGGCTGCAGATGCGGTGGTACTCGGAAAAGTGAATATGGATGAGTTTGCGATGGGATCGTCCTGTGAAAATTCCGGATTTTTTTCTACACGCAATCCCTGGAATACACACTGCGTCACCGGCGGTTCCTCCGGCGGCTCGGCTGCGGTGGTGGCGGCAGATATGGCACCTTTGGCGCTGGGGTCGGATACAGGCGGCTCGATTCGGCAGCCGGCCTCGTTTTGCGGCGTGATTGGATTCAAACCGACCTATGGACGGGTTTCCCGGTATGGTCTGGTGGCGTATGCCAGTTCTCTGGACCAGATTGGTCCTTTTGGGAAGACCGTTGATGATGTGGCATTGTTGCTTTCCGTGATTGCAGGGCATGATCCAAAGGATTCAACCAGCGCAGCGGCTGCGGTTCCGGATTATTTGGCGGATCTTTCTCAGGATATTGCAGGCATGACCATCGGACTGCCCCGGGAATATTTTGCGGAAGGGTTACAGCCTGAAGTGGCCCAGGCGATTGAAGCAGCTAAAAAAACAATAACTCAGGCAGGTGCTGCATTTGTCGAGGTTTCATTGCCGCATACCGAGTATTGTCTGGCAACCTATTATTTGGTTGCCACAGCTGAGGCGTCATCCAATCTTGCCCGGTATGACGGAGTGCAGTATGGGATGCGTGCTCAAACAGATAATTTACTTGCCATGTACAAAGAGACGCGCGCTGCCGGATTTGGCGAGGAAGTTAAGCGTCGGATTATGCTGGGGACCTACGCACTTTCGGCAGGGTATTATGATGCCTATTATAAAAAAGCGCTCCAAGTTCGTACGCTTATTCAAAATGATTTTCAGGAAGTTTTTAAAACATGTGATATGATCATGACCCCGACCTCGCCTACTGTGGCGTTTAAAACCGGAGAAAAATCAGAAGATCCCTTGTCAATGTACCTCTCAGACATATATACTATCTCTATTAATTTGGCGGGGTTACCGGCAATTTCAATACCTTGCGGTATGAATACGGAAGGTCTGCCCATTGGGATGCAATTGGTGGGTAAGGTTTTCGGAGAATCAGCACTTTTGCGGACAGCGCAGGCATTTCAGTCGCAGACGGATTGGCATACCCGGCGGCCGGATTTATCTGGAATTACACTGCGCTGA
- the gatC gene encoding Asp-tRNA(Asn)/Glu-tRNA(Gln) amidotransferase subunit GatC, with the protein MSEITRETVEKIAQLANLKVDKIEAGHFADQLAKILEHFYKLNELDTQGVPQTVHALPIKNVWRPDEMKPGLENAEALDQAPDAYDNAFRVPRIIE; encoded by the coding sequence ATGTCTGAAATTACCAGAGAAACAGTTGAAAAAATCGCCCAATTGGCTAATTTAAAGGTCGATAAAATCGAGGCCGGACACTTTGCAGATCAATTGGCAAAAATCCTCGAACATTTTTATAAGCTCAATGAATTGGATACCCAGGGTGTGCCGCAAACCGTGCATGCATTGCCGATCAAAAATGTCTGGCGCCCGGATGAAATGAAACCGGGGTTGGAAAACGCAGAGGCTTTGGACCAAGCACCGGATGCGTATGACAATGCTTTTCGGGTGCCGCGTATTATAGAATAA
- a CDS encoding YhcH/YjgK/YiaL family protein translates to MFVVFFPQDAYMPMMIPEKAAEAKGLEQVKKIVLKVKIV, encoded by the coding sequence ATGTTTGTGGTTTTTTTCCCGCAGGATGCATACATGCCCATGATGATACCGGAAAAAGCTGCGGAGGCAAAGGGTTTGGAACAGGTGAAGAAAATTGTGTTGAAAGTCAAGATAGTATAG
- a CDS encoding tRNA-dihydrouridine synthase family protein, protein MHGKKQGMLNADCHPAGKYWNMIKGPQLYLAPIQGVTIESYQTTYHDLFAGIDCYVAPFIKVQIQGGPRKRKKALLQKRNEKIRMIPQLLSNQAEEFLQFDHALQAAGYQEFNWNLGCPMSLVTKKKRGSGLLPYPEQIESILDAIMPRLHCQLSLKVRLGLEHADELFAIVPLLNRYPIQRLIIHPRLGRQTYAGQVDLESFEECLRLSKHSVVYNGDIFNLAAFQALQKRFSQVSHWMLGRGALANPFLPAQIKGVLAPGCDKLDTLMRFHTDMAADYKEKLSGPSHIVDKLLAIWFYLHHVFEDGPAFFRQLKKTRHYEKYLTVINGFFATRPVIKEHLEMMSGDFG, encoded by the coding sequence ATGCATGGAAAAAAACAAGGTATGCTTAATGCTGATTGCCATCCGGCAGGGAAGTATTGGAATATGATAAAAGGACCCCAACTCTATCTGGCACCCATACAAGGCGTAACCATCGAAAGCTATCAAACAACGTACCATGACTTGTTTGCCGGCATTGATTGCTATGTTGCGCCGTTTATCAAAGTTCAGATACAAGGAGGGCCTAGAAAAAGGAAGAAAGCGCTGCTGCAAAAGAGAAATGAAAAAATCCGGATGATTCCACAGCTTTTATCCAATCAGGCGGAAGAATTTTTGCAATTTGATCACGCGCTGCAAGCTGCCGGGTATCAGGAATTCAACTGGAATTTAGGCTGCCCCATGAGTCTGGTAACCAAGAAAAAGCGCGGGTCCGGTTTGCTGCCCTATCCCGAACAAATTGAATCCATTTTAGATGCCATCATGCCCCGATTGCACTGCCAATTATCTCTTAAAGTTCGTTTGGGATTGGAGCATGCCGACGAATTGTTCGCGATCGTACCATTATTAAATCGCTATCCGATTCAAAGGCTCATCATTCATCCCAGATTGGGACGCCAAACCTATGCCGGTCAGGTGGATTTGGAATCGTTTGAAGAATGCCTGCGGCTCAGCAAACATTCTGTGGTTTACAATGGTGATATTTTTAATCTGGCAGCATTTCAGGCATTGCAAAAACGTTTTTCGCAGGTTTCTCACTGGATGCTCGGGCGGGGTGCTTTGGCCAATCCGTTTTTGCCTGCGCAGATCAAAGGGGTGCTTGCGCCGGGATGCGATAAACTGGACACCCTTATGCGGTTTCATACAGACATGGCGGCGGACTATAAGGAAAAATTATCCGGACCTTCGCATATCGTGGATAAGCTTTTGGCTATCTGGTTTTATCTGCATCACGTTTTTGAAGACGGACCGGCGTTTTTTCGACAATTGAAAAAGACACGACATTATGAAAAATACCTGACTGTAATCAATGGGTTTTTCGCCACCCGGCCTGTGATCAAAGAACATCTGGAGATGATGTCCGGAGATTTTGGGTGA
- a CDS encoding nitronate monooxygenase: MDLFKQLTQKGQIFLGVHTPIISSGMTWIGNYELVKAVSKHGAFPVLAGGHIGHVSLTILLQQVLFNFRDFPIFVAGGIATGKMIAHLLLMGAYGCQLGTRFVMTEEYTAHAKFKDAFIKARARETIATPQCDSRLPVVAVRAVNNCGMRNFGQLRLNLLKKMETGSLSREEAQFEVENYWMGALRRAVVDGDVDSGSLMAGQSVGLMHDVKPMCAMLDELVDDARDELERVCGTLGGK, encoded by the coding sequence ATGGATTTATTCAAACAATTAACCCAAAAGGGACAAATTTTTTTAGGCGTACATACCCCGATCATCAGCAGCGGCATGACTTGGATCGGCAATTATGAATTGGTAAAAGCTGTCAGCAAACACGGCGCCTTTCCGGTATTGGCCGGCGGACATATCGGACATGTTTCATTGACCATTTTACTCCAACAAGTCCTGTTTAATTTTCGTGATTTCCCTATTTTTGTGGCCGGCGGCATTGCCACCGGCAAAATGATCGCACATCTGCTGCTCATGGGCGCATACGGCTGCCAACTGGGAACGCGCTTTGTCATGACAGAAGAGTACACTGCACATGCCAAGTTTAAAGATGCTTTCATCAAAGCCAGAGCACGCGAAACCATTGCCACCCCCCAATGTGATTCCCGGCTGCCGGTGGTTGCAGTCCGGGCGGTCAACAACTGCGGCATGCGGAATTTTGGACAACTCCGGTTGAATTTGCTAAAAAAAATGGAAACCGGTTCGCTTTCCCGGGAAGAAGCTCAATTCGAGGTAGAGAATTACTGGATGGGTGCGCTGCGTCGTGCGGTTGTGGATGGAGATGTTGATTCCGGTTCGCTCATGGCAGGGCAGAGTGTTGGTTTGATGCACGACGTCAAACCCATGTGTGCCATGCTGGACGAATTGGTCGATGATGCCCGCGATGAATTGGAGCGTGTCTGCGGCACGTTGGGCGGAAAATAA
- a CDS encoding DUF2378 family protein translates to MGKMKGTGWIGNMEYLEKIGGAAGMEKIKAALLPADRALIFNSPILSYTWLDYGAYIRMMLVADKVLGQGDYRIIKEATRHNARKDISGIYRVFFSLLTPRGIFKNTAKVWHQYFDTGEVAVEFPDDKAARLTLTEFLDIPLYHEIAQNAFIAEMLVISGAKNVIAKHPQCIARGDDHCIFEFTWE, encoded by the coding sequence ATGGGAAAAATGAAGGGTACCGGATGGATCGGCAATATGGAGTATTTGGAAAAAATCGGCGGGGCCGCCGGTATGGAAAAAATTAAAGCAGCGCTTTTACCCGCAGATCGGGCGCTTATCTTTAATAGTCCCATTCTTTCCTATACCTGGCTTGATTATGGTGCGTATATTCGCATGATGTTGGTCGCGGACAAAGTCCTTGGTCAAGGAGACTACCGGATCATCAAAGAAGCCACCCGGCACAATGCCCGTAAAGATATTAGCGGTATCTACCGGGTTTTTTTTTCCTTGCTGACGCCGCGTGGAATTTTTAAGAATACCGCCAAGGTTTGGCATCAATACTTTGATACGGGTGAAGTGGCGGTTGAATTTCCGGATGACAAAGCTGCCCGATTAACGCTTACTGAGTTTCTGGATATTCCCTTATATCACGAAATTGCCCAGAATGCTTTTATTGCGGAAATGCTGGTGATTAGCGGTGCTAAAAATGTTATTGCCAAACATCCTCAGTGCATTGCGCGCGGGGACGATCACTGTATTTTTGAATTTACCTGGGAGTGA
- a CDS encoding tetratricopeptide repeat protein, translating into MLRKIWDMLFLSSRVPSAWQAAMRKGNIFLLKGRFVAAQACFDYVATVRPDHYPVYRDRGITRLMSGQHVEAIGDLGRFLEQAPEDANGWYVRGLAFLENRDVAEALKAIERSLVLNPDNHDACVGMATGYFQNNRLAKAMSWIEQAMTLSTENAAAYYLRATVYMKKKNYTAAVQDFSSALERDALWADAYHKRAACYLAADNRGKAMNDLVRTLYIDHTSAPVYLARGLKHLAKGLYGRALYHFKQAASLNDPEHAPKLMHKKKSHRLEPA; encoded by the coding sequence ATGCTAAGAAAAATTTGGGACATGCTTTTTTTGTCGTCCCGTGTTCCGTCAGCTTGGCAGGCAGCAATGCGTAAGGGAAATATATTTTTATTGAAAGGGCGTTTTGTTGCGGCGCAAGCGTGCTTTGATTATGTGGCAACGGTTAGGCCGGACCACTATCCGGTCTATCGGGACCGGGGAATTACCCGGTTGATGTCCGGACAGCACGTAGAAGCGATTGGAGATCTGGGTCGTTTTTTAGAGCAGGCACCGGAAGATGCCAATGGGTGGTATGTGCGCGGTCTGGCATTTTTGGAAAACCGGGATGTTGCCGAAGCACTCAAGGCCATTGAGAGAAGTCTGGTATTGAATCCGGATAATCACGATGCTTGCGTGGGTATGGCAACCGGTTATTTTCAAAACAACCGGCTTGCCAAGGCAATGAGCTGGATTGAGCAAGCCATGACACTCAGTACAGAAAATGCAGCTGCTTATTATTTGCGTGCGACCGTTTATATGAAGAAAAAAAATTATACTGCGGCAGTACAGGATTTTAGCAGTGCGTTGGAACGTGACGCGCTCTGGGCGGATGCCTATCATAAACGGGCAGCCTGCTACCTGGCTGCCGATAACCGTGGGAAAGCCATGAATGATTTGGTGCGGACACTTTATATTGATCACACCAGCGCCCCGGTTTACCTGGCGCGAGGCTTAAAGCATTTGGCAAAAGGATTGTATGGGCGCGCGCTTTACCATTTTAAACAAGCCGCCAGCTTAAACGATCCGGAACATGCACCCAAGCTGATGCATAAGAAAAAATCGCATCGTCTCGAACCGGCTTGA
- a CDS encoding ATP-binding protein, producing the protein MPKELVFKLPSAAEKLSLVRRKIRRFAESYRLSTEVIDHVELAVDEAVSNVIQHAYSRKKDGIIQIRVWKEPKKIIIAVRDYGKNYKPTPVSEATIKRVMKKFSRGGMGRYIMQICMDKVEYVSRPKEFNETVMWKKTSR; encoded by the coding sequence ATGCCAAAAGAGCTTGTTTTTAAATTACCGAGCGCAGCTGAAAAATTATCGTTGGTCCGGAGAAAAATCAGACGATTTGCCGAGTCCTACCGTCTTTCTACTGAGGTTATTGATCATGTTGAGTTGGCGGTTGATGAGGCGGTTTCCAATGTTATTCAGCATGCCTATTCGCGAAAAAAGGACGGCATTATTCAGATTCGTGTCTGGAAGGAACCCAAAAAGATTATCATAGCCGTTCGCGATTATGGGAAAAATTACAAACCCACACCTGTTTCTGAAGCAACCATCAAACGAGTTATGAAAAAATTTTCCCGGGGCGGTATGGGCCGCTATATTATGCAGATCTGTATGGATAAGGTTGAGTATGTTTCGCGGCCCAAAGAATTTAATGAAACCGTGATGTGGAAAAAGACATCCCGTTAA
- a CDS encoding STAS domain-containing protein, whose amino-acid sequence MTVEFFVKQKPLEGVDAYLIEVHGAIDMSRAMELEEIARGVIHTGKERLVFDLSNLVYINTKGLGVLLTIQKTLDAGNGRVIVVGASGRVKSSIEITGLNRIIQLYSHLEGALESLDTKMPRSKEHEI is encoded by the coding sequence ATGACAGTGGAATTTTTTGTTAAACAGAAGCCTCTGGAGGGGGTGGATGCCTATCTGATTGAAGTGCATGGCGCGATTGATATGTCGCGCGCCATGGAATTGGAAGAAATCGCACGGGGAGTTATTCATACCGGCAAAGAACGGTTGGTGTTTGATTTAAGCAATTTGGTCTATATCAATACCAAAGGGTTGGGTGTTTTATTGACGATTCAAAAGACACTGGATGCCGGAAATGGCCGTGTAATCGTGGTCGGTGCTTCCGGACGTGTAAAAAGCAGCATAGAAATTACTGGTCTCAATCGGATTATCCAGTTATACTCGCATCTGGAGGGGGCGTTGGAATCGCTGGACACAAAAATGCCCCGTTCCAAAGAGCATGAAATTTGA
- a CDS encoding UvrD-helicase domain-containing protein: protein MTKSGVLPSAELNSPQREAVEHDEGPLLVLAGAGSGKTRVITYRIAHLICQHKIAPSALLAVTFTNKAAGEMRGRIKKIVGTEIAKQIWIGTFHALCLRILKKEMTHAFTIYDGEESKRLLKECQRELGIDEKIMKVDQLAYRIESAKHELVDADEFEKLAVDFGSRQTAKVYRLYQKKLEKNHACDFGDLIMRVVKIFQENPAVHEKYADQFKYILVDEYQDINHCQYFWIRQLAGEQANLTVVGDDDQSIYQFRGADLRNILEFERDYPKAKVIKLEQNYRSTQTILAAAGAVVRNNKGRKDKTLWTDNPQGLPLQYFRGENEAEEASFVVREILQAVYNRAGRKLTDCVVLYRTNAQSRPLEDALRRERLPYRIVGGMKFYDRMEIKDMLAYLKILVNPADELSLERIVNTPARGLGDQTLEKVRALAFESKSTLLEAMALIAQGNGDFTDRARKAVAEFSKMMAGLQAEVSQVDLTRFMARVVTETGYLAMWQNAPNDEGISRVENLNELIEAADEYSRTGDSSLQGFLDQIALVSSWDETNEDSEQVTLMTLHSAKGLEFPLVFMVGMEEGLFPHSNALQDDNGLAEERRLCYVGITRAREKLVMTGTATRSSFGNRIYNSESRFLHEIPCHLFVGTKPLAHQKAEHQADGRGLWRDKHYQVSVDTQSREPFLEDGCVAEDIPDVLTVGKRVRHAKYGPGTIVGKKGDGDDMKVEIAFIQYGRKQMLVRFAALEPL from the coding sequence ATGACAAAATCCGGTGTTTTACCGTCGGCGGAGCTGAATAGTCCTCAGCGCGAAGCAGTCGAACATGACGAAGGACCCCTGTTGGTATTGGCCGGTGCAGGATCGGGCAAGACCAGGGTTATCACCTATCGTATCGCTCATTTGATTTGTCAGCATAAAATCGCCCCGAGTGCTTTACTGGCGGTGACTTTTACCAATAAAGCCGCAGGCGAAATGCGTGGCCGGATTAAGAAAATTGTAGGTACTGAGATTGCCAAGCAAATTTGGATCGGAACGTTTCATGCACTGTGCTTGCGGATTCTTAAAAAAGAAATGACACATGCCTTCACGATTTATGACGGGGAAGAGAGCAAACGTCTGTTAAAAGAATGTCAGCGCGAATTGGGTATTGATGAAAAAATAATGAAGGTTGATCAATTGGCCTACCGGATTGAGAGTGCCAAACATGAATTGGTTGATGCGGATGAATTTGAAAAACTGGCAGTTGATTTCGGTTCGCGCCAGACAGCCAAAGTATACCGCCTCTATCAGAAAAAACTGGAAAAAAATCATGCATGTGATTTTGGCGATCTGATTATGCGGGTGGTAAAGATTTTTCAGGAAAATCCCGCCGTGCATGAAAAATATGCAGATCAATTCAAGTATATCCTGGTGGATGAATACCAAGACATTAATCATTGCCAGTACTTTTGGATTCGTCAGCTGGCCGGAGAGCAAGCCAACCTGACGGTTGTTGGGGATGATGATCAGAGCATTTATCAATTTCGCGGCGCGGATCTGCGCAACATCCTTGAGTTTGAGCGTGACTATCCCAAAGCGAAGGTGATTAAACTGGAACAGAATTACCGTTCCACCCAGACAATCCTGGCGGCTGCCGGGGCTGTGGTACGGAACAACAAGGGACGAAAAGACAAGACGCTTTGGACCGACAATCCGCAAGGGTTGCCATTGCAATATTTTCGTGGAGAAAATGAGGCTGAGGAAGCGTCGTTTGTCGTTCGGGAAATTTTGCAGGCGGTGTATAACCGTGCCGGGCGCAAGCTCACGGATTGTGTTGTTTTGTACCGCACCAATGCCCAGTCGCGTCCGCTTGAAGATGCGCTTCGTCGGGAACGCCTGCCCTATAGGATTGTGGGGGGGATGAAGTTTTATGACCGCATGGAGATTAAGGACATGCTCGCTTACCTTAAAATATTGGTGAATCCGGCAGATGAACTTTCTTTGGAAAGGATTGTGAACACACCTGCCCGCGGCCTGGGAGATCAAACCCTGGAGAAAGTGCGCGCGCTGGCTTTTGAAAGTAAAAGCACCCTTTTGGAAGCCATGGCCCTGATTGCGCAAGGGAATGGTGATTTTACCGACCGCGCACGCAAAGCCGTTGCGGAATTTTCTAAAATGATGGCAGGTTTGCAAGCGGAAGTCAGTCAGGTTGACTTGACGCGGTTTATGGCCAGGGTCGTTACCGAGACCGGGTATTTGGCGATGTGGCAAAATGCGCCGAATGACGAGGGTATCTCGCGGGTTGAAAATTTGAATGAATTAATCGAAGCGGCGGATGAATACTCGCGTACCGGGGACAGTTCGCTTCAGGGATTTTTAGATCAGATTGCTCTGGTTTCCAGCTGGGATGAGACGAATGAAGATAGCGAGCAGGTAACCCTGATGACATTGCATTCTGCCAAAGGACTGGAGTTTCCTTTGGTATTCATGGTGGGTATGGAAGAAGGGCTGTTTCCACATTCCAACGCATTGCAGGATGATAACGGGTTGGCAGAGGAACGGCGTCTGTGCTATGTGGGAATTACCCGTGCCCGGGAAAAATTGGTGATGACAGGGACGGCAACCCGCAGTTCCTTTGGAAATCGGATTTACAACTCCGAATCGCGGTTTTTACATGAAATTCCGTGTCACCTTTTTGTGGGTACAAAACCGTTGGCACATCAGAAGGCCGAGCACCAGGCGGATGGGCGCGGTTTGTGGCGGGATAAACACTATCAGGTTTCTGTCGATACTCAAAGCAGAGAACCTTTTCTTGAGGATGGGTGTGTAGCCGAAGATATCCCGGATGTTTTGACGGTCGGGAAACGTGTCCGGCACGCCAAATATGGACCGGGAACCATTGTTGGAAAAAAAGGGGACGGGGATGATATGAAGGTGGAAATTGCTTTTATACAATATGGCCGCAAGCAGATGCTGGTCCGTTTTGCGGCACTTGAACCGCTATAA
- a CDS encoding integration host factor subunit beta: MNKVELARRLSRRFGFTQREANVIVDHIVNTLADELSQGSRIELRGLGTFGIKQRKPSLGRVVKTGQPVPVPALKRVFFRPGRELKEIAVNASDV, from the coding sequence GTGAATAAAGTAGAGTTGGCAAGGCGGCTTTCCCGACGGTTTGGGTTTACCCAACGGGAAGCCAATGTAATTGTTGATCATATTGTCAATACACTGGCGGATGAATTGAGTCAGGGAAGCCGGATTGAACTACGCGGATTGGGAACGTTTGGCATCAAGCAGCGGAAACCAAGTTTAGGGCGTGTGGTAAAAACCGGACAGCCGGTTCCTGTTCCGGCATTGAAACGTGTTTTTTTTCGGCCCGGACGCGAATTAAAAGAAATCGCGGTCAACGCGTCGGACGTATGA
- a CDS encoding SpoIIE family protein phosphatase, which yields MMAEIVAQEFEKKRGVGLKIKFSLAVILLISLVMGAVTGVVRFQVREALLKQMRVKGMALTRGLAGNAAEALATADQLLLAELVDKVIKQETGISHAVLADDKGMILAHSDFRQESRLYRIPKTARVQPMRQGRIYQYAQAGCICLDFEMPIVLEGKDASMRKVLGQAHVVYFLTPIQKTVTRTLRTILLITIAGLGMGVFFAVVFVGWIMRPVEALANAVKQIGSGDLDLKLTTHSRDELGQLALAFNHMAADLKQAQKELIDKERLQHEMALAKDIQKLLVPKSNPVIPGFSIGTLYRSAEEVSGDYFDFIELGKNNWGLAIADVSGKGVPGGLVMAQLRATLRSVAQESFSPGKILARTNRQLYCDMRQDMFITISYAVFDPEKKTLALARGGHPGAIVYRAESKTFNVEMPAGIAIGIAEPDVFEQIMQEKKIKLNPGDFVLLFTDGVDEAGNAEDVLFGMERMLGILSGLAVETAESIVKKLDAAVDRFRAGAPQNDDVTMIVVKAEEE from the coding sequence ATGATGGCGGAAATAGTTGCGCAGGAGTTCGAGAAAAAGCGCGGGGTTGGCCTGAAAATAAAATTTTCTTTGGCGGTGATCCTGTTGATTTCGTTGGTGATGGGGGCCGTGACGGGTGTCGTGCGGTTTCAAGTCCGCGAGGCCCTGCTCAAACAGATGCGTGTCAAGGGGATGGCGTTGACGCGCGGCTTGGCCGGAAATGCAGCGGAAGCCCTGGCCACCGCCGATCAGTTGTTGCTGGCCGAACTGGTGGACAAAGTGATTAAGCAGGAAACCGGAATCAGCCATGCCGTGTTGGCGGATGACAAGGGAATGATTCTGGCACACAGTGATTTTAGACAGGAGTCCCGGCTCTACCGGATTCCCAAAACCGCCCGGGTTCAACCCATGCGGCAGGGTCGGATTTATCAGTATGCGCAAGCCGGATGTATCTGTCTGGATTTTGAAATGCCGATTGTTTTGGAAGGCAAGGATGCCTCGATGCGTAAGGTACTGGGGCAGGCGCATGTTGTCTACTTCTTAACCCCGATTCAAAAGACGGTCACCCGGACATTGCGGACCATTTTGTTGATTACAATTGCCGGTCTGGGTATGGGTGTTTTTTTTGCGGTTGTTTTTGTGGGCTGGATCATGCGCCCGGTAGAGGCATTGGCCAATGCGGTCAAACAGATCGGCTCGGGGGACCTGGATTTGAAGTTGACCACGCACAGCCGGGATGAATTGGGTCAACTTGCACTGGCGTTTAATCATATGGCTGCTGATTTGAAGCAGGCACAAAAAGAGCTGATCGATAAAGAACGGCTTCAGCATGAAATGGCGTTGGCCAAAGATATTCAAAAGTTGCTGGTTCCCAAATCCAATCCTGTGATTCCCGGATTTTCCATCGGGACGCTTTATCGGTCGGCGGAGGAAGTTAGTGGGGATTATTTCGATTTTATTGAGCTGGGAAAAAATAACTGGGGTCTTGCCATTGCCGATGTGTCCGGCAAAGGGGTGCCCGGCGGGTTGGTGATGGCCCAGCTGCGCGCGACATTGCGCAGTGTGGCCCAGGAGAGCTTTTCGCCGGGTAAAATTCTTGCGCGAACCAATCGGCAGTTATACTGCGATATGCGTCAGGATATGTTCATCACTATTTCTTATGCTGTGTTTGATCCGGAAAAAAAGACACTGGCATTGGCGCGGGGAGGTCATCCCGGAGCAATTGTCTATCGGGCGGAGAGTAAAACATTTAATGTTGAAATGCCGGCCGGGATTGCGATTGGCATTGCCGAACCTGATGTGTTTGAACAAATCATGCAAGAGAAAAAAATCAAATTGAATCCCGGTGATTTTGTTTTGTTGTTTACCGACGGGGTTGATGAAGCCGGCAATGCCGAGGATGTATTATTCGGTATGGAACGCATGCTGGGAATTTTAAGCGGCCTGGCTGTTGAAACAGCCGAATCGATTGTAAAGAAATTGGATGCTGCGGTAGATCGGTTTCGTGCCGGGGCGCCGCAAAACGATGATGTCACAATGATTGTGGTAAAAGCCGAGGAGGAATAA
- a CDS encoding STAS domain-containing protein translates to MKNKVTITQTTKGTVRLVTFNGFLDMTEVGGLEKILDQLIQEGHTKIVLDMTNLDYISSAGLGAIIGRIREVRTRKGDIKVGGCSTRVFDILKVFGFTDVFDVLETASEAMKKFKGT, encoded by the coding sequence ATGAAAAACAAAGTGACGATTACGCAAACAACAAAGGGTACTGTCCGTCTGGTAACGTTCAATGGTTTTTTGGATATGACCGAGGTTGGCGGGCTGGAAAAAATTTTGGATCAATTAATCCAGGAAGGTCACACAAAGATCGTACTGGACATGACCAACTTGGATTATATTTCTTCAGCCGGTCTGGGTGCTATTATTGGACGGATCCGCGAAGTGCGCACACGCAAAGGGGACATCAAGGTGGGCGGCTGCTCCACCCGGGTTTTTGATATTTTAAAGGTATTTGGTTTTACTGATGTTTTTGATGTTCTGGAAACAGCTTCCGAAGCGATGAAAAAATTTAAAGGGACATGA